A genome region from Tolypothrix sp. PCC 7712 includes the following:
- a CDS encoding alpha/beta hydrolase encodes MREKLLLPITHYPLPITHYPLPITHYPLPLPHYPLPITPSPFPNPHSQ; translated from the coding sequence ATGAGAGAGAAATTACTATTACCCATTACCCATTACCCATTACCCATTACCCATTACCCATTACCCATTACCCATTACCCATTACCCCTTCCCCATTACCCATTACCCATTACCCCTTCCCCTTTCCCCAATCCCCATTCCCAATAA
- a CDS encoding UDP-N-acetylglucosamine--LPS N-acetylglucosamine transferase, which translates to MSETWLIYALGGGWGHVTRALSLGRIASRQRKVKIITNSPYAYKIDHDDCFVYLIPENVNFSETCLQVRKILCNCHYDCLIVDTFPRGLGAELADILPKLDYVPRVLIHRDINSRYVSAKKLKSFVKENFNRVIVPGEGKDLPFCDLPMVDHTAPWLIRNHWELPDKATTRSHILRVSPYKKTILVCASGKASELTLFGELTLWLKRNFPDCAVRILAATCPQECPKDLWVSHHPGIECIAAADIVIGGAGYNTVYECAAVRVPLVAIPLERLYDRQEKRAYKSYWVQNNQDATFDEQLLNIYAMVRRILDEAIPANNFPIPSYINGAMEAVRQIEQI; encoded by the coding sequence GTGTCTGAGACTTGGCTTATTTACGCCTTGGGCGGCGGTTGGGGACATGTGACTCGTGCTTTATCTTTGGGGAGAATAGCCTCTCGCCAAAGAAAAGTTAAAATTATCACTAACAGTCCTTACGCATACAAAATAGACCATGATGATTGTTTTGTATACTTAATTCCTGAAAATGTCAATTTTTCGGAAACTTGTTTGCAAGTCAGAAAAATATTATGCAACTGTCACTACGATTGTTTGATTGTCGATACTTTTCCTAGAGGTTTGGGTGCAGAGTTAGCAGATATATTACCCAAACTAGATTATGTCCCTCGGGTTTTAATTCATCGGGATATTAACTCTCGCTATGTATCTGCTAAAAAATTAAAGTCGTTTGTCAAAGAAAATTTTAATCGAGTGATTGTCCCTGGTGAAGGCAAAGATTTACCATTTTGTGATTTACCGATGGTAGACCATACAGCACCGTGGTTAATTCGCAACCATTGGGAGTTACCAGATAAAGCTACCACGCGATCGCATATTCTCAGAGTTAGTCCCTATAAAAAAACTATCCTGGTTTGTGCATCTGGTAAAGCATCAGAATTGACTTTATTTGGCGAATTAACACTATGGCTAAAGCGCAATTTTCCTGATTGTGCAGTCAGAATTTTAGCTGCTACTTGTCCCCAAGAATGCCCAAAAGATTTGTGGGTGTCTCACCATCCCGGAATTGAATGTATCGCCGCCGCAGATATTGTCATTGGAGGCGCAGGTTACAACACGGTTTACGAATGTGCTGCTGTAAGAGTACCTTTAGTAGCAATACCATTAGAGCGATTATACGATCGCCAAGAAAAAAGAGCTTACAAGAGCTATTGGGTGCAAAATAATCAAGATGCGACATTTGACGAACAGCTGCTAAACATCTATGCGATGGTTAGAAGAATACTAGATGAAGCAATACCAGCAAACAACTTCCCAATACCGTCTTATATCAACGGTGCAATGGAAGCAGTACGTCAAATTGAGCAAATTTAA